AAACGGGGTGACAGTATTGAACATCTTAAGGAGGTATGAAATCAAGAGGAAAGGAAGACTTTCAATAGATGGGGAAAATTTTAAGGCAAgaaatggcataattcgaaatcTGAATTTAATCCATGTGGAGCCatagtattaaaattaaaaatgaaagtcATTTCTTcaatgccaattttttttatgaaatctcCACCCCTCCAGTTATTTTTAACCAGTTTAAAAGCACAAAACTTAAGACCCTGTGGATTTTGATAGTGGCAGTGCTTAAAGTGTtgagagacactatgtgtttcgaCCCCTTTCTTGATATTTCTCACATGCTCAGAAATTCTGATATGGAGACATCTAATGGTCCtccctatatacattttgttGCAAGGACAAATTAATAAGTAAATAACATTCTTGGAAAAACATGTTAGTTGGTCTCTTATTGCGAACTCTTTATTAgagatttcatttatattttttatgtgtctttttttatttgttgtttcccTACATGCAAGGCACGTACCGCACCCAAAAAAGCCTTTACTTTTCgttaaaaaattaccatttccATTTTGCTGTTGCTTTAAATTACTGTTTACTAAAAAATTCTTAATATTTTTGCATCCTCTATGGACAATCTTAGGTTTCTCTGGTAATATTTCTTTGAGAATTGGGTCATCTTGCAGTAGGTGCCAATATTGATTAATGGCAGACCTCACTCTCTTATTGTTGGCGGAGAAATTGCAGATAAAGGGAATACTAAATTTTTTATCTTCTatccttgtttctttctttttataggtTAGTAAGTCTTTTCGTTCTAATCTTTTTATTCCCTCTATACTTTTTTGGAGATCTTCCTCTTTGTACCCTTTTTCTAAAAATTGTTTCTTAATTATCTGAGTTTGTCCTAAAAAATCATCGTCTTTTGTGCAATTTCTTTTCAACCTCATGAACTGACTCTTAGGTGCATTAGTAAGCCACAGGGGATGATGACAACTGGTAAGGTCAATATATCCATTGCAGTCTACTTCCTTAAAATGATTTTTCGTAAAAATGTTTCCTTCCTCTATAAAAACagtgagatctaaaaaattaatttcttttttacttaTAGTGGAAGTAAGACTGATCCCCCAGTCATTACAATTTAGAAAGCTTAAAAAATTAGTCAAACTCAGATCAtctcctttccagataaaaaatatgtcatctatgtaacggcgataggtgaccaagttcgcaAAAAAATCGCTATGTAAAATAAACACCTCTTCCCAATACGCCATAAAAAGGTTTGCGTAACtaggtgcgaacttggtccccatcgccgttccattgATTTGTAGATAAAAActatctttaaaccaaaaaaagttattggTCAAGATTAAAAAAATACCTTCTGTAATAAAATTTATCTGCTCTTGTTTAAAATTAGATTCTcctaaaaaatattgcactgcttcTATTCCCTTTGTGTGTGGGATTATACTATAAAGGGAACTGACATCGCAAGTGACCAATATATAGTTGTCTTCCCATTTGATGTTATCTAAAATCTGCAGGATATGTATCGTGTCTTTTAAATACGTTTGGTTCTTAATTACTACCGGTTGCAATAGGACGTCTATATATTCCGACACCCTTGATGAGATGCTTTCGACCCCAGAAATTATAGGTCTCCCTGGGGGATTGATTAAATGTTTATGCATCTTCGGTAAACAATAAAACACTGGGATTTGAGGATGTGTGATGTGCAAGTATTTAGCTTCTGTATCTGTTAAAATTTTACTGTCCAAACCTTCATTGATAAAACCTTTAAACTTAGTTGAGATTTCCTGACTAGGGTTGGATGctaattttttatatgtatttgtgtctgaTAAGAGTCTTTCCGCTTCTCCCACATATTTCTCTTTGGATAGGACTACCACTCCTCCCCCTTTATCCGCCGGTTTTATGATTATATTTTCGTTcttttgtagcttctttagggttTTTGTCTCTACATTTGTAAGATTTTTTTggtatttatttgtatgtttgaTTTTTTTGACCTCTTTCATGACCATAGTTTCGAAAGTCTTGATCTCACTTGAGATCATATTTCTTGGAAAGAATTTAGATTTGTCTCTAAGATTGCTATGGATATACGGGGAAATGTTGTTAAGTTCTACCGAATCTTTATTGTGGAAGAACTTTTTTAAGCATAGTTGCCTGGTAAAGCGATTGAGATCTATAAAGAATTCAAACGGTttgaaatctgcagttggggCGAATTTTAATCCTTTATTCAAAATCTTAAGTTCATCTTGGTCCAATTCCTTATCCGAAAGATTAAATATGCCATTACTCTCTACATCCGTCCTCGTTTCTCTCTGTTGTAGTTTTTTTCGTCTTCTAGTTCTCCCTCTTCCCATGATCTTCTCCTTTTGCCCGGTGAATCCCAATCCCGTGATTCCTGGAGTTGTTTGTGTCTGGGTTGGGCTGGGCTCTTGTGAAAAGGGGGAGGtttaggggaggtgtggctgtgTTCTAATATCTGGAAACGATTGTAGGTTTTGATGCCATGATCCCTATCTGCAGACGGCTTGCGTCTCTCCATACAGAACTCCTGTTTCCTCCCTGGGAGAATTCTATTCTGAGGATTTCTCGGTGGGCTCGCTACTACTTGGCTGTAGCTCCTAATACCCTCTTCCTTTCTTACCTCTTGCCTAAATGGTTTATGTGTAATGGTCTGTGCATTGTAGTCTTTACCTCTACTTTCTTGCTTACCATTCTCTCTGTTATCATGAGATCTTTGATTGCGTGTATAATTGCCCCCTCCTCCTATTTCCCTGTATACATCGTTGTTTTGGTTGTAATATTTTTGGTGTTGGTATCTCTGTGGGCCTCTATACTCCTTATTTCTTTGTTGGTACATCCTTGGTTGATAGTATCTCTGTTGGCTTGGGGATCTTACTCTTGTATATTTTCTCTGGCGACTATGTGTCCTCCCTCTATTGAATTGATTGGATTTATTCCAATTGTCTGATTTCCTATTGTTTCTTACATTTCCTGTTTTGTAATCTTCCAGATCTCTTAAATATTTACGTTTTTTAGTTTCTATCACCTCTCTCTCTACTTTGTCTATCTTTCTTTTCATTTCAGATATTATCTCATTAAATGTTTCTGGGCTAGTGGTCTCACTTAGGCCTTTTCTGAAATTCTTTATATCCTCATCCAATTTGATGAGGTTTTCTTCCCGTCTTGCCACTATGTATCCTATTAGGCTGAATGAAAACCCATCTAATAATTTATTCCATCCCTCCATGAAAAATTGATCTTCACGGTCAAAGGAAGGATCCTTAGAGAATCGTAAACCCCTAGGTGTTATTTTTTCCTTTACGTACTTTTTCAGGGTAGCGATTTCCCACTTTGATTTCATCTCTCTTGTGAGTGTTTTTTCAAGCTTATATCTATACATATCTTTGTTAACATACGTGTCTTCTATTACAGACCTAGCAACCAGACGGGCAATAGCAGAAAAATGGGGCAGCCCAGACATACCGACCATGGAGACCATCAAGAGGAAAATTGCAGATGCAATAAAAATGGATGAACTGTCCGCGATGGTACATGATACGACAACACAATTCCATAAAATATGGGATCCATGATTCTACGAATTTCCAATCTCTGCATAATAGGGCGAAACCCCACTCACTCGACAATAGGCGCACCACACCAGGAGACAAACACTAAACACCATCGACCCCCGACTGGGGaacacccccccctttttttttttttctctctctaaccCCCTCTGTACCTCCCCGCCTACCCGcctccctcgccccccacccTACCCATATACCAGAACTCCCAATACCAACGTCAAAGGCCTCACAGCCGGCAGCCCCCAGCTAGCAAATACAGCGCACCGATGACCGCAACAGCACAGACCGAGAACCCACGACGGACAACGTCTATTGACTAGACGCCCCCACAAATCCAAAGAACACCTAGAACAACATCCCACAATCAGACCGAACAGACAGACTCCCAACACACCAGGAGACCTCAGACTCTGACattaccccaccccctccctcaactGACTAGACCCCTCGACGCAACCACCGAGTTCTCCCCTACCCGTTAAGATATGAAACTGATGCACAATAGTCAATATATTGAAAACGCTGCAATTACTGTATTCTCTGGAAATCTAaaaatgtaatactttttttttttttttccagtccgtctttatttaattgttttctgAAAAAATCCTGACGTTACAGAACTAAATTGAAATGCATTTAATACCCCACTCTTTACATTTTgaccaaaaaaataaagtaacagGACAAACTTTTATAAAACTAAAATCTGTATCAGCAGGTTTTAACAGCTGGAGGAAaaccaaaacaatttaaaaattgtcattttgttaaaaaaagaaaaaaactgaaaaaaaaaaaaaaacattgagtgGATGAGGGAAAGCACAAGGGAACTGAAAAGTTTGCAAACTAGTTAAAACctgggaaagagaaaaaaaaaagtttgcaggGCTATGCAGACTGACAGTGATCTATACAGGAGAGTGATGTTGGAAGATGTTTAACTGCTTCCCATGCCACCAGCTTCTGAGGAAAGCCTGACATTGATAAGGTATTGGGCCAAGCTGATGCTGGCTGTAGATCCAGTGATAGTCACTTGTCGATCAGTAGAACCTTCCACAGGATTAGCAATTTTAATCTGTGCCCCAGACATCTGACGAATCTCGTTTATTTTAGCTCCTTGACGTCCAATGATACAACCGATCAAATCATTTGGAATGGTGAGTTCGTGAGAAGTGGTTTGAGCCGATGCATCAATGCCTCCACTGAATCCGGTGTTgccactgtgagacataggaaaGTGAGACTGTTGCATTGCCAGCTGGTGCAACTTGGTCAGATCAGGCTGAGGAATGGCATACTGTCCTTGAATGGTGTAGGCCCCATGGAGATCCACAGCATCTAGGGAGACCCCCCCTGTGTGGGACCTTCGCCCCTCCCACAGGTCAGTCTCACATGCGTGCCCTCCGGGCTGGCGTGAAACCTGACCACCTGCAAAAATAACCGGAGAGCTGGAAGGCTTAGGTCGATATGGGATGGTAACTCCTTTTGGAGGAGACTCCAGCATGACAACGCATATCTGCTTGACACATTCAATGATGGACTGAGGAATGCCAGCTATAGTGATTGCACGCTCTGTTGAGTTGGGAAGCATATCTCCAGCCACTTGGACCTGAGCCCCTGTGCTCTCTCTAATCTCTTTAATTTTACAACCGCCTTTCCCAATTAGGGAGCCACACTGACTAGCAGGAACCACAAGACGCAGCGTCACAGGTGGTTTGCTGGATGCAGTACTATTTGTCATAGAGCTGCTAATATCTTCTTCCAGTTTTTCAATGATCATAGAGAATGCTTTGAAGATGGCGTTTGTAGGTCCCGCAAGAGTGATAATTCGTTCAGGGCAATTACCTTCTGAGATGTTTATCCGGGCCCCACTCTCCTCACGCATCTTTTTCACAGATTCTCCTTTCTTTCCAATTATACTTCCAACCTCCTTGCCATGCATGAGCAGCCTGATTGTCAACGTAACATTTAATCCTCCTTCAATAACACCAGTGTC
This Pelobates fuscus isolate aPelFus1 chromosome 3, aPelFus1.pri, whole genome shotgun sequence DNA region includes the following protein-coding sequences:
- the LOC134602607 gene encoding poly(rC)-binding protein 2-like, yielding MDTGVIEGGLNVTLTIRLLMHGKEVGSIIGKKGESVKKMREESGARINISEGNCPERIITLAGPTNAIFKAFSMIIEKLEEDISSSMTNSTASSKPPVTLRLVVPASQCGSLIGKGGCKIKEIRESTGAQVQVAGDMLPNSTERAITIAGIPQSIIECVKQICVVMLESPPKGVTIPYRPKPSSSPVIFAGGQVSRQPGGHACETDLWEGRRSHTGGVSLDAVDLHGAYTIQGQYAIPQPDLTKLHQLAMQQSHFPMSHSGNTGFSGGIDASAQTTSHELTIPNDLIGCIIGRQGAKINEIRQMSGAQIKIANPVEGSTDRQVTITGSTASISLAQYLINVRLSSEAGGMGSS